In Gammaproteobacteria bacterium (ex Lamellibrachia satsuma), a single genomic region encodes these proteins:
- the rpsG gene encoding 30S ribosomal protein S7: MPRRRVASRRETLPDPKFGSELLAKFINMVMVDGKKSVAEKILYVALDQMSQKRSGEPLDMLETALDNVRPVVEVKSRRVGGATYQVPVEVRPIRRNSLAMRWLIEAARKRSEKSMAQRLAGELLDASENKGSAVKKRDDTHRMAEANKAFSHYRW; this comes from the coding sequence ATGCCTAGAAGACGAGTAGCATCCCGCCGGGAAACCCTGCCGGATCCCAAGTTTGGAAGTGAACTGCTTGCCAAGTTCATCAATATGGTGATGGTTGACGGTAAGAAGTCCGTGGCCGAAAAGATCCTTTACGTTGCTTTGGATCAGATGTCACAGAAGCGTAGTGGTGAGCCTTTGGATATGCTTGAAACCGCGCTGGATAATGTTCGGCCGGTTGTTGAGGTTAAGTCCCGTCGTGTCGGCGGTGCAACCTATCAGGTTCCGGTTGAAGTGCGTCCGATTCGTCGTAACTCCCTGGCGATGCGCTGGTTGATCGAGGCTGCGCGCAAGCGGAGTGAGAAGTCGATGGCGCAGCGTCTGGCTGGCGAACTTCTGGATGCTTCTGAAAATAAAGGATCGGCAGTGAAGAAGCGCGATGATACTCATCGCATGGCTGAGGCGAACAAGGCTTTCTCCCACTACCGTTGGTAG
- the rpsJ gene encoding 30S ribosomal protein S10, whose amino-acid sequence MANQRIRIRLKAFDHRLIDQSASEIVETAKRTGAQVLGPIPLPTKKERFTVLISPHVNKDARDQYEIRTHKRLMDIVDPTDKTVDALMKLDLAAGVDVQIKLN is encoded by the coding sequence ATGGCTAACCAGAGAATTCGTATCCGTCTGAAGGCGTTTGATCATCGACTGATTGATCAGTCTGCCAGCGAAATCGTGGAGACAGCAAAGCGCACTGGTGCGCAGGTGCTGGGACCGATTCCACTGCCGACGAAGAAAGAGCGGTTTACTGTGCTGATTTCACCGCACGTCAATAAAGATGCACGTGACCAGTACGAAATTCGCACCCATAAGCGTTTGATGGACATCGTCGATCCAACCGACAAGACGGTTGACGCATTGATGAAGCTCGATCTGGCTGCTGGCGTTGATGTCCAGATCAAGTTGAACTGA
- the rpsL gene encoding 30S ribosomal protein S12, producing MATINQLVRKPRKRKPQKSNVPALDACPQRRGVCTRVYTTTPKKPNSALRKVARVRLTNGFEVTTYIGGEGHNLQEHSVILIRGGRVKDLPGVRYHVVRGSLDTSGVESRRQGRSKYGAKRPKS from the coding sequence ATGGCAACGATTAACCAGCTGGTGCGTAAGCCCAGGAAGCGTAAACCTCAAAAGAGTAATGTGCCGGCGCTTGATGCCTGCCCGCAGAGGCGAGGCGTATGTACCCGTGTGTACACGACTACGCCGAAAAAGCCGAACTCGGCGCTGCGAAAGGTTGCCCGTGTCAGGCTGACAAATGGTTTTGAGGTTACCACCTATATTGGTGGTGAGGGCCATAACCTCCAGGAGCACTCGGTAATTCTGATTCGCGGTGGTCGCGTAAAGGATCTACCCGGTGTGCGTTACCACGTAGTGCGCGGCAGTCTGGACACCTCAGGTGTCGAGAGTCGACGTCAAGGTCGTTCCAAGTACGGCGCCAAGCGGCCCAAAAGCTAA
- the rpmC gene encoding 50S ribosomal protein L29, which produces MNANELREKSSEELNVALEELQKEQFNLRMQKGTGQLARPDRMNTVRKDIARVKTVMNEQKSGSAS; this is translated from the coding sequence ATGAATGCGAACGAATTGCGTGAAAAGTCCTCTGAGGAGTTGAACGTTGCGCTTGAAGAATTGCAGAAAGAGCAGTTCAACCTGCGTATGCAGAAGGGCACCGGCCAGTTGGCGCGTCCCGATCGTATGAATACGGTTCGTAAGGATATTGCGCGTGTTAAAACAGTTATGAATGAACAGAAATCGGGCAGCGCATCATGA
- the rpsS gene encoding 30S ribosomal protein S19, with amino-acid sequence MPRSIRKGPFVDHHLAKKVEEAVAQNNKRPIKTWSRRSMVLPEMVGLTIAIHNGRQHVPVIISENMVGHKLGEFALTRTYRGHTADKASR; translated from the coding sequence GTGCCACGTTCAATTCGCAAAGGCCCGTTTGTCGATCATCACCTGGCGAAAAAGGTGGAAGAGGCAGTAGCGCAGAATAATAAGCGCCCAATCAAAACCTGGTCCCGCAGGTCCATGGTTTTGCCTGAGATGGTGGGGCTTACCATAGCAATACACAATGGTCGTCAACATGTTCCGGTCATCATTTCCGAGAACATGGTTGGACATAAACTCGGTGAGTTCGCACTGACCCGTACTTATCGGGGTCATACTGCCGATAAGGCGTCCAGGTAA
- the fusA gene encoding elongation factor G: protein MARKTPIERYRNIGIMAHIDAGKTTTTERVLYYTGVSHKIGEVHDGAATMDWMAQEQERGITITSAATTCFWSGMAQQFAEHRLNIIDTPGHVDFTIEVERSLRVLDGAVFVLCAVGGVEPQSETVWRQANKYHVPRMAFVNKMDRMGADFFRVVEQLQERLGANAVPIQVPVGAEEGFQGIVDLVKMKSVVWSEENMGVDFIYEDIPADLVDTCSEWRERMLEAAAEGSDEAMEKYLEEGDLSEEEILEGLRVRTLSLEIVPVTCGSAFKNKGVQAVLDKVIELMPSPVDVPAITGVLGDADGSEAERKASDDAPFAALAFKIATDPFVGTLTFFRAYSGVLKSGDTIFNPVKGKKERIGRILQMHSNSREEIKEVRAGDIAAAVGLKQVTTGDTLCSMGQPITLERMEFPEPVIAVAVEPRTKTDQERMGVALSKLAQEDPSFRVTTDEESGQTIIAGMGELHLDIIVDRMKREFHVEANVGAPQVAYRETIRVKVEQEGKFVRQSGGRGQYGHVYLRIEPQESGAGYEFVNEIVGGAVPREYIPAVDKGVQEAMQGGVIAGYPMVDVKVTLYDGSYHDVDSNEMAFKVAGSMCFKEGASKARPVLLEPKMKVEVVTPEEYMGDVMGDLNSRRGIVQGMDDSPAGRQIKAEVPLSEMFGYATDLRSATQGRATYSMEFAKYSEVPANIVDAINKKQ, encoded by the coding sequence ATGGCACGCAAGACACCAATCGAGCGCTACCGGAATATCGGTATCATGGCGCACATTGATGCCGGTAAGACGACAACCACCGAACGCGTGCTCTATTACACAGGTGTTTCTCACAAGATCGGAGAGGTTCATGATGGTGCTGCCACCATGGACTGGATGGCGCAGGAGCAGGAGCGTGGTATAACCATCACATCCGCGGCGACTACCTGCTTCTGGAGCGGAATGGCGCAGCAGTTTGCTGAACACCGCTTGAATATTATTGATACACCTGGGCATGTTGATTTCACGATTGAAGTCGAACGTTCCCTGCGAGTGCTGGATGGTGCGGTGTTCGTGCTTTGTGCAGTTGGTGGTGTGGAGCCGCAGTCTGAGACTGTTTGGCGTCAGGCCAACAAGTACCACGTCCCACGGATGGCGTTCGTCAATAAGATGGATCGCATGGGGGCGGATTTCTTTCGGGTGGTCGAGCAGTTGCAGGAGCGCTTGGGCGCAAATGCAGTGCCGATCCAGGTGCCAGTAGGCGCCGAAGAGGGTTTTCAGGGAATTGTTGACCTCGTCAAGATGAAGTCAGTGGTTTGGTCGGAAGAAAACATGGGTGTTGATTTCATCTATGAGGATATCCCGGCTGATCTCGTTGATACTTGCAGCGAGTGGCGCGAGCGCATGCTTGAGGCTGCTGCGGAAGGCAGCGACGAGGCAATGGAGAAGTATCTCGAAGAGGGTGACCTCTCCGAGGAAGAGATACTGGAAGGGCTGCGAGTACGTACGCTGAGTCTTGAGATTGTTCCAGTGACCTGCGGGTCGGCCTTTAAGAATAAAGGTGTGCAGGCGGTACTGGACAAGGTTATTGAGTTGATGCCTTCGCCTGTCGATGTGCCGGCTATCACCGGTGTTTTGGGCGATGCGGATGGTAGCGAGGCTGAGCGTAAAGCGTCTGATGATGCGCCGTTTGCAGCGTTGGCATTCAAGATTGCCACCGACCCTTTTGTGGGTACGTTGACATTCTTCAGGGCCTACTCGGGTGTTTTGAAGTCCGGCGATACGATCTTTAATCCGGTAAAAGGCAAGAAGGAACGAATCGGCCGCATCTTGCAGATGCACTCCAACTCCAGGGAGGAGATCAAGGAGGTGCGTGCAGGCGATATTGCGGCGGCGGTCGGTCTCAAACAGGTCACGACGGGTGACACGCTCTGCTCGATGGGGCAGCCGATTACGCTGGAGCGCATGGAGTTCCCGGAGCCGGTTATAGCGGTTGCGGTTGAGCCGAGGACCAAGACCGATCAGGAAAGGATGGGTGTTGCTCTCTCCAAGCTGGCGCAGGAGGATCCCTCGTTTCGCGTGACGACGGACGAAGAGTCGGGGCAGACGATCATCGCCGGAATGGGCGAACTGCATCTGGATATCATCGTTGACCGGATGAAGCGGGAGTTTCATGTCGAAGCGAATGTAGGGGCGCCGCAGGTGGCCTACCGCGAGACCATCCGGGTTAAGGTCGAGCAGGAAGGAAAGTTTGTGCGTCAATCAGGTGGTCGCGGACAGTATGGTCACGTCTACCTGCGCATCGAGCCACAGGAGTCCGGTGCGGGTTACGAGTTTGTTAATGAGATTGTGGGCGGCGCAGTACCGCGTGAGTACATCCCTGCTGTGGACAAAGGTGTCCAGGAAGCGATGCAGGGTGGTGTAATTGCCGGCTATCCCATGGTGGATGTGAAGGTCACTCTGTATGACGGTTCATATCATGACGTCGACTCGAATGAGATGGCGTTCAAGGTCGCAGGGTCCATGTGTTTTAAAGAGGGCGCTTCGAAGGCCAGGCCGGTTCTGCTGGAACCGAAAATGAAGGTCGAGGTGGTTACGCCCGAAGAGTACATGGGTGATGTTATGGGTGATCTAAACAGTCGCCGTGGCATTGTGCAGGGGATGGATGATTCACCTGCAGGTAGACAGATTAAGGCTGAGGTTCCGCTATCCGAGATGTTCGGTTATGCAACAGACCTGCGTTCGGCGACGCAGGGTCGTGCCACCTACAGCATGGAATTCGCCAAGTATTCGGAAGTGCCGGCAAATATTGTCGACGCTATCAACAAGAAACAGTAA
- the rplP gene encoding 50S ribosomal protein L16 has translation MLQPKRTKFRKQHKGRNRGLAVTGSSVSFGEFGLKSTGRGRITARQIEAARRAISRHVKRGGNMWIRVFPDKPITKKPLEVRQGKGKGNVEYWVAQIQPGRMLYEIEGISEELAREAFALASAKLPVPTTFVKRTVM, from the coding sequence ATGTTGCAGCCAAAACGAACTAAATTCCGTAAACAGCATAAGGGTCGAAACCGTGGCCTTGCGGTCACCGGTAGCAGCGTCTCTTTTGGTGAGTTCGGCCTGAAATCAACAGGTCGCGGGCGTATTACCGCACGCCAGATAGAGGCAGCGCGTCGAGCCATTTCCCGTCATGTAAAGCGTGGCGGAAATATGTGGATACGGGTGTTCCCTGACAAACCAATTACAAAGAAACCTTTGGAAGTTCGTCAGGGTAAAGGTAAAGGTAATGTGGAGTACTGGGTAGCGCAGATCCAGCCCGGCCGCATGCTCTATGAGATCGAAGGTATTTCAGAAGAGCTGGCTCGTGAGGCGTTTGCGTTGGCGTCAGCCAAGCTGCCGGTTCCCACTACATTCGTGAAACGGACGGTGATGTGA
- the rpsQ gene encoding 30S ribosomal protein S17 has protein sequence MSEQAASNRTLVGQVVSSAMDKSITVSVERQVKHPLYGKYIRRSTKVHAHDESNECNQGDMVMVEQCRPLSKTKKWRLVKVIERAS, from the coding sequence ATGAGCGAACAGGCAGCCAGTAACCGCACTCTAGTTGGCCAAGTTGTCAGCAGTGCAATGGATAAGTCCATTACCGTTTCGGTTGAGCGTCAGGTGAAACATCCGCTCTATGGAAAATACATCCGTCGTTCCACGAAAGTGCATGCGCACGATGAGAGCAACGAATGCAACCAGGGTGATATGGTGATGGTCGAACAGTGCCGACCCTTGTCAAAGACAAAGAAGTGGCGGCTGGTAAAGGTTATCGAGCGCGCGAGCTGA
- the rplV gene encoding 50S ribosomal protein L22, which translates to MQATAKLRHARMSAQKGRLVADQVRGLPVEQALNILAFSKKKGAVLVKKVLESAIANAEHNEGADIDELKVAVIGVDEGPTMKRIRARAKGRASRILKRTSHITVTVADK; encoded by the coding sequence ATGCAGGCAACAGCAAAATTGCGTCATGCACGTATGTCGGCCCAGAAGGGACGTCTGGTTGCAGATCAGGTTCGAGGGCTCCCAGTCGAGCAGGCGCTGAACATTCTTGCTTTCAGCAAGAAGAAAGGTGCCGTCCTGGTGAAGAAGGTTCTCGAATCCGCTATCGCCAACGCAGAGCACAATGAAGGGGCGGATATCGACGAGCTCAAGGTTGCAGTGATTGGTGTGGACGAAGGTCCAACCATGAAACGCATCAGAGCACGGGCGAAAGGCCGTGCCTCCCGGATTCTAAAACGCACCAGTCACATTACCGTGACTGTCGCCGACAAGTAA
- the rplW gene encoding 50S ribosomal protein L23 produces the protein MNNERLMKVLLSPLVSEKSANAADANRQFTFEVATDATKREIAKAVEKMFDVEVERVQVVNVKGKAKRFGAMQGRRSDWKKAYVKLKPGSDIDFAGGA, from the coding sequence ATGAACAATGAACGTCTTATGAAGGTTCTGCTGAGCCCACTGGTTTCTGAGAAGAGTGCAAACGCGGCGGATGCAAATCGTCAGTTTACCTTCGAGGTTGCCACTGATGCGACCAAACGTGAAATCGCCAAGGCGGTTGAGAAGATGTTTGATGTCGAAGTCGAGCGGGTCCAGGTGGTTAATGTAAAAGGTAAGGCCAAGCGATTTGGTGCTATGCAGGGTCGCCGTTCCGATTGGAAGAAGGCCTACGTTAAGCTCAAGCCCGGCAGTGATATCGACTTCGCCGGCGGCGCCTGA
- the rpsC gene encoding 30S ribosomal protein S3 encodes MGQKVHPTGIRLGIVKDWTSKWYADSKQFPDLLNMDLKVRAFLKKRLAQSSVSRIQVDRPAKNAHITVHTARPGLVIGKKGEDIDKLRAVVSDMMGIPVHISIEEIRKPELDAQLVAEGVAQQLERRVMFRRAMKRSVQNAMRLGAEGIKINIGGRLNGAEIARSEWYREGRVPLHTLRADIDYGFAEANTTYGIIGVKVWIFKGEVFGGGELAEAAPKTKPGAKRS; translated from the coding sequence ATGGGTCAGAAAGTACATCCTACCGGAATACGTCTGGGCATCGTTAAGGACTGGACTTCCAAGTGGTACGCGGATTCAAAGCAGTTCCCTGATCTGCTGAATATGGACCTTAAGGTTCGTGCATTCCTGAAGAAACGCCTGGCGCAGTCTTCGGTCAGCAGGATCCAGGTCGATCGGCCAGCCAAGAATGCCCACATTACCGTTCACACAGCCCGTCCTGGCCTTGTGATTGGTAAGAAAGGCGAGGATATCGACAAGCTGCGCGCTGTGGTATCCGACATGATGGGAATTCCGGTGCATATCAGCATCGAAGAGATCCGCAAGCCGGAACTTGATGCCCAGTTGGTCGCCGAGGGCGTTGCACAGCAGCTGGAGCGCCGCGTCATGTTCCGTCGGGCGATGAAGCGCTCGGTTCAAAATGCCATGCGACTCGGTGCCGAAGGTATCAAGATAAACATCGGCGGTCGCCTGAATGGTGCAGAAATTGCCCGTAGTGAGTGGTACCGCGAAGGCCGTGTCCCGCTACACACATTGCGCGCGGATATCGACTATGGTTTCGCTGAGGCGAATACCACCTACGGTATCATCGGTGTCAAGGTATGGATTTTTAAGGGCGAGGTTTTTGGTGGTGGCGAACTTGCTGAAGCTGCACCAAAAACGAAACCCGGCGCGAAGAGGTCGTAA
- the rplD gene encoding 50S ribosomal protein L4 has product MDLNVTSAGGDAQAIQVSDDVFGAAYNEGLVHQVVTAHMAAARAGTKAQKNRAAVRGGGAKPWRQKGTGRARSGTIRSPIWRSGGVTFASSPRNFAQKVNRKMYRGAIRSILSELVRQERFVTVNEFAVSAPKTKELAGKLKEMNLKDVLVVAENPDENLYLAARNLYGVDVRDVNEIDPVSLVAYEKVLMTEGAVKKIEERLA; this is encoded by the coding sequence ATGGATCTGAATGTAACTTCTGCTGGCGGCGACGCGCAGGCGATCCAGGTATCCGATGATGTATTCGGTGCTGCGTATAACGAGGGCCTGGTCCACCAGGTTGTCACTGCCCACATGGCAGCGGCTCGGGCTGGAACCAAGGCGCAGAAAAATCGCGCGGCAGTTCGTGGCGGCGGTGCCAAACCCTGGCGTCAGAAAGGTACGGGTCGTGCTCGAAGCGGCACCATTCGCAGCCCCATATGGCGCTCCGGTGGTGTGACGTTTGCATCCTCCCCGCGCAATTTTGCGCAGAAGGTCAACCGTAAGATGTATCGTGGTGCGATTCGCTCTATTTTGTCCGAACTGGTGCGCCAGGAGCGCTTCGTTACCGTCAATGAGTTCGCTGTTTCGGCGCCCAAGACTAAAGAGCTTGCCGGCAAACTGAAAGAGATGAATCTGAAAGATGTACTGGTTGTTGCAGAGAATCCTGATGAGAATCTCTATCTGGCTGCGCGCAACCTTTATGGTGTCGATGTTCGCGATGTGAATGAGATCGACCCGGTCAGCCTCGTCGCCTATGAAAAGGTTCTGATGACTGAAGGTGCAGTGAAAAAGATTGAGGAGCGCCTGGCATGA
- the tuf gene encoding elongation factor Tu, whose protein sequence is MSKEKFERTKPHVNVGTIGHVDHGKTTLTAAITLVQAKKFGGEQKAFDQIDNAPEERERGITIATSHVEYETENRHYAHVDCPGHADYVKNMITGAAQMDGAILVVSAADGPMPQTREHILLSRQVGVPYIIVYMNKADMVDDEELLELVEMEIRELLDSYDFPGDDTPVIIGSALKALEGDDSDIGAGSIAKLVEALDTYIPEPVRAVDGAFLMPIEDVFSISGRGTVVTGRVERGVVKVGEEIEIVGIKETAKTTCTGVEMFRKLLDQGEAGDNVGVLLRGTKREEVERGQVLAHPGSITPHTHFECEVYVLSKDEGGRHTPFFANYRPQFYFRTTDVTGACDLPEGVEMVMPGDNVKMTVKLIAPIAMEEGLRFAIREGGRTVGAGVVSKVIE, encoded by the coding sequence GTGTCCAAGGAAAAATTCGAACGCACAAAACCGCATGTCAATGTGGGAACCATTGGTCACGTTGATCACGGCAAGACCACTTTGACGGCTGCGATCACGCTGGTGCAGGCAAAGAAGTTCGGCGGCGAGCAGAAGGCCTTCGATCAGATCGACAATGCTCCGGAAGAGCGTGAGCGTGGTATCACCATCGCCACCTCCCACGTCGAGTATGAGACTGAGAATCGTCACTACGCACACGTTGACTGCCCCGGACATGCTGACTACGTAAAGAACATGATCACCGGTGCGGCGCAGATGGACGGCGCAATCCTGGTGGTATCCGCGGCAGACGGCCCCATGCCTCAGACGCGTGAGCACATCCTGCTCTCCCGTCAGGTAGGCGTGCCCTACATCATCGTCTACATGAACAAAGCGGACATGGTGGACGACGAAGAGCTGCTGGAATTGGTTGAGATGGAGATTCGTGAGCTGCTCGACAGCTACGACTTCCCTGGCGACGACACGCCCGTAATCATCGGTTCCGCGCTGAAGGCGCTGGAAGGTGACGATTCCGATATCGGTGCCGGCTCCATTGCCAAGCTGGTTGAGGCCCTGGACACCTACATTCCTGAGCCGGTGCGTGCGGTAGACGGTGCCTTCCTGATGCCGATCGAGGATGTCTTCTCGATCTCCGGTCGCGGTACTGTGGTAACCGGTCGAGTAGAGCGCGGCGTGGTCAAGGTGGGTGAAGAGATCGAGATCGTCGGAATCAAAGAGACCGCGAAGACCACCTGTACCGGTGTCGAGATGTTCCGCAAGCTGCTGGATCAGGGCGAAGCGGGCGACAACGTGGGTGTGCTGCTGCGCGGCACCAAGCGTGAAGAGGTTGAGCGTGGACAGGTGCTGGCGCATCCGGGATCGATTACCCCGCACACCCACTTCGAGTGCGAAGTCTATGTATTGAGCAAGGACGAAGGTGGACGTCACACCCCGTTCTTTGCAAACTATCGTCCGCAGTTCTACTTTAGAACGACCGACGTGACCGGTGCTTGTGATCTGCCTGAGGGCGTAGAGATGGTAATGCCGGGGGATAACGTAAAAATGACGGTAAAACTGATTGCGCCGATTGCGATGGAAGAAGGCCTGCGATTTGCTATCCGTGAGGGTGGCCGTACCGTAGGTGCCGGCGTTGTATCCAAGGTCATCGAGTAA
- the rplC gene encoding 50S ribosomal protein L3, whose amino-acid sequence MAIGVVGRKAGMTRVFTEEGVSVPVTVIEVEPNRVAQLKTKDTDGYRAVQVTTGNRKASRVSKPVAGHLSKAGLEGGRGFWEFFLEDGEGDGIEVGSEIKADIFEAGQLVDVRGRTQGKGFQGGVKRHHFHMQDATHGNSISHRAPGSIGQCQTPGRVFKGKKMAGHMGDKQRCQQNLEVVRVDGERNLLLVKGSVPGSKGGDVVIVPAVKMKNKG is encoded by the coding sequence ATGGCGATTGGAGTAGTCGGCCGGAAGGCCGGAATGACTCGGGTGTTCACCGAAGAGGGCGTGTCAGTTCCTGTGACCGTCATCGAGGTTGAGCCCAATCGGGTTGCTCAACTTAAAACGAAAGATACTGATGGTTATCGTGCTGTTCAGGTAACCACGGGTAACCGCAAGGCTTCTCGCGTGAGCAAGCCAGTGGCTGGCCATTTATCTAAGGCTGGTTTAGAAGGCGGTCGTGGTTTCTGGGAATTTTTCCTGGAAGATGGCGAAGGCGATGGCATCGAGGTCGGTTCTGAGATTAAGGCCGATATCTTTGAGGCCGGACAGCTGGTCGATGTACGTGGTCGCACTCAGGGTAAAGGTTTTCAGGGTGGCGTTAAACGACATCACTTCCATATGCAGGATGCCACGCACGGTAACTCGATTTCTCATCGTGCGCCAGGCTCCATTGGCCAATGCCAAACACCCGGTCGTGTCTTCAAAGGTAAGAAGATGGCGGGCCACATGGGTGACAAGCAGCGCTGCCAGCAGAATCTGGAAGTCGTTCGGGTCGATGGCGAGCGCAACCTGCTGTTGGTGAAGGGTTCCGTGCCCGGCTCCAAAGGTGGTGACGTTGTCATCGTGCCTGCGGTGAAGATGAAGAACAAAGGGTGA
- the rplB gene encoding 50S ribosomal protein L2, translating to MAIVKTKPTSPGRRFVVKVVNTELHKGAPYSPLLAKKSKTGGRNNNGRITTRHRGGGHKQRYRIIDFKRNKEGVSAVVERLEYDPNRTAHIALIRYVDGQRSYIIAPHGLKAGDEVRSGADAPIGLGNCLPLRNMPMGSVVHCIEMKPGKGAQMARSAGASVQLIAREGDYATLRLRSGEMRKVPADCRAVMGEVSNPEHSLRSLGKAGATRWRGVRPTVRGVVMNPVDHPHGGGEGRTSGGRHPVSPWGMPTKGYKTRTNKRTDKMIVRRRNRK from the coding sequence ATGGCAATCGTTAAAACAAAACCGACCTCACCAGGTCGCCGCTTTGTTGTAAAAGTGGTCAATACGGAGCTGCATAAAGGCGCTCCCTATAGCCCGTTGCTCGCAAAGAAGAGCAAGACTGGCGGTCGTAACAATAACGGTCGCATCACTACGCGTCATCGTGGTGGTGGCCACAAGCAGCGCTATCGTATTATCGATTTCAAGCGCAATAAAGAGGGTGTTTCCGCCGTCGTTGAGCGTCTTGAGTATGATCCGAATCGTACCGCGCATATTGCTTTGATTCGCTATGTAGATGGTCAGCGTTCATATATCATCGCACCCCACGGTCTTAAGGCTGGTGACGAAGTGCGTTCCGGTGCTGATGCGCCGATTGGCTTAGGAAACTGCCTGCCGCTGCGCAACATGCCGATGGGTTCGGTGGTGCATTGTATTGAGATGAAGCCGGGCAAGGGTGCGCAGATGGCACGTTCTGCCGGTGCTTCAGTTCAGTTGATAGCCCGTGAAGGTGATTATGCGACCCTCCGTCTCCGCTCCGGTGAGATGCGAAAGGTTCCCGCTGACTGTCGGGCAGTGATGGGTGAAGTCTCCAATCCTGAACATAGTCTCCGTTCACTCGGAAAAGCCGGCGCAACGCGCTGGAGAGGTGTTCGTCCCACCGTTCGCGGTGTTGTGATGAATCCTGTGGATCACCCACATGGTGGTGGTGAGGGTCGTACATCAGGAGGCCGTCATCCGGTTTCACCCTGGGGTATGCCGACGAAGGGTTATAAAACCCGAACCAACAAGCGTACCGACAAGATGATTGTTCGTCGTCGGAACCGTAAGTAA